Within the Dialister hominis genome, the region GTCAGCAAATGATTTCAGCATCATATCTCCGGCAACATGGCCATATTTTATATTAAAGTCATGGAAATGGTCAATATCCATAAACATCACGGCAAACGGGCGGAATAATTTGTGGTACTCATAGAACCTGACCTTCAGTATGGATTCCATGTACAAGCGGTTCGGAAGCTCTGTCAGGGAGTCATGGAATGCGATCTCATGCAGATTTTCAACGAGACGGGAATCTGCTTCCACCGGGCCCACTACCTCAAAAATTTCTGCTACATGCTTCGTTTCCCCATTTTCATCCTTAAGCGGCACAAAATATGTATCAATCAAGATGCGGTATCCGTTCTTATGAAGAAAAGTAACTCTTGCTTTTGATTTTTCTCCCGATTCGACAGTAGCAAGGAGCGGGCAGAAGAATTGGCAAAGGCTTCGTCCCTCTTCATCCATATGGAACAATCCTGACTGCGGACAGTGCTTGCCCACCATTTCCTCTCTTTTATATCCTGTAATCTGTTCCGCTTCCTTATTCCAGTAAACGATCGTACGGTCCGGCTCTACAATGTAAAGTCCAAAAGGAAGATCATCCGCTATCTTTCTAAAATTTTCTTCTTTCAGCTCCATCAGTAACTCCCCTTTCTATAATCCGAGTTCCGTACAGGAATTACATGGTACATAACAAATCATGAAATCATGGCCGGCACAAA harbors:
- a CDS encoding sensor domain-containing diguanylate cyclase codes for the protein MELKEENFRKIADDLPFGLYIVEPDRTIVYWNKEAEQITGYKREEMVGKHCPQSGLFHMDEEGRSLCQFFCPLLATVESGEKSKARVTFLHKNGYRILIDTYFVPLKDENGETKHVAEIFEVVGPVEADSRLVENLHEIAFHDSLTELPNRLYMESILKVRFYEYHKLFRPFAVMFMDIDHFHDFNIKYGHVAGDMMLKSFADSIKENVRHEDVIGRWGGEEFVGVCPVPYEKDAVPIANRLRDVVNQAYIIKDGNKLSVTVSIGVTFVREEDTLKSIVDRADRLLFKAKQAGRDRIMIDADVPLVGKIERADIR